From the genome of Muricauda sp. SCSIO 64092, one region includes:
- a CDS encoding TolB family protein, translating to MIRTATIFMIGAFLLHVGATKVVAQGDAHPRPIFGDEEATQRIDDYLNLLNQGYSEIEIFQDLGNANLLSENYDSASFWYERLLENTPDPDQRERFQERYAYASQKALGKLKNEQRDWTNTVMNDYRSISPSQQLKNASAVVVSGKNSLRNTKAESLEHMKEQYTPKLTITADGKMAFFSKATAQKPETGIFSKKEIVYEIYRAENINGEWKNIKKVQVCPKHYSAKHPTVSSDGTRLFFASNMPGTFGKYDIYVSIINRDGSLGQPKNLGSKVNTRKDDMYPSLLNGSTLVFASNGRKGQGGFDLFAVTVEGNRLGKSKNLGNRINSRYDDYALTFSPSKGMGFVLSNRGDQRTVGQYSIAPREEGLLSNVEKDDQKLWKALHDGKQTDYSSTVFEDE from the coding sequence ATGATACGCACGGCTACAATTTTTATGATAGGGGCATTTTTGCTACATGTTGGGGCTACAAAAGTTGTGGCCCAAGGCGATGCCCATCCACGACCTATTTTTGGGGATGAAGAAGCTACCCAACGAATTGATGATTATTTAAATCTGCTCAACCAGGGCTACTCGGAAATTGAAATATTTCAAGATTTGGGCAATGCCAATTTATTGAGTGAAAACTATGATTCGGCATCGTTTTGGTACGAGCGTTTATTGGAAAATACACCAGACCCCGACCAAAGGGAACGGTTTCAGGAGCGTTATGCCTATGCGAGTCAGAAGGCCCTTGGAAAATTAAAAAACGAACAAAGGGACTGGACCAATACCGTAATGAATGATTACAGGTCCATAAGTCCATCCCAGCAACTAAAAAATGCTTCTGCAGTAGTCGTTTCCGGGAAAAACAGCCTACGAAATACCAAAGCGGAATCCCTGGAACATATGAAAGAGCAGTACACCCCAAAACTCACCATAACGGCAGATGGAAAAATGGCGTTCTTTAGCAAGGCCACTGCCCAAAAACCGGAGACCGGCATATTCTCCAAAAAGGAAATCGTTTATGAAATCTATCGTGCAGAGAATATCAATGGGGAATGGAAGAACATCAAGAAGGTTCAGGTATGTCCAAAACACTATTCCGCCAAGCATCCTACGGTCTCTTCCGATGGTACACGGTTGTTCTTTGCATCCAATATGCCCGGCACCTTCGGGAAGTATGATATCTATGTTTCCATCATCAATAGGGATGGTAGCCTGGGACAGCCCAAAAACCTCGGGTCCAAGGTCAATACCAGAAAGGACGATATGTATCCAAGTTTATTGAACGGTTCCACCTTGGTATTTGCATCCAACGGTAGAAAAGGGCAAGGTGGGTTTGACCTCTTTGCGGTAACGGTGGAAGGCAATCGATTGGGTAAATCCAAAAACCTGGGCAATCGTATCAATAGCCGGTATGATGATTATGCCCTTACCTTCTCACCTTCCAAGGGAATGGGGTTTGTATTGTCCAATCGTGGTGACCAGCGTACCGTTGGCCAATATTCCATCGCTCCACGGGAAGAAGGTTTACTATCCAATGTGGAAAAGGACGATCAGAAACTCTGGAAGGCCTTACATGACGGAAAACAAACGGACTATTCCTCGACAGTTTTTGAGGACGAGTAA
- a CDS encoding PorP/SprF family type IX secretion system membrane protein: protein MDYLKKHFNTIAAPLFLGILLTHSIVVAQEQQVPQNARDPFHNQLFFNRFLINPTFSLVRENKSYLNVLLRNQYAGFEDNNQNYFLGFSNKLDENTALGLGIYGQWSGVIQEFGFHANYATAVKLGEKSALSFGANVNYRSQGLDRNRVVVNQEDPLLNEVEKINSLSIEPGLTLSLGKWDFGMYFTDMVRYNQTNEELATNFGLDYLRPQLQYTHTFKRGTGLFEDARLIPLVQAGRDINQEWSMTGSLLMDVPKMGWLQASYDQRYGLSSGLGFNLNKRLSLGYLMEKSLTEQGENLGWNHELSLAYTMNDELRGTGINVQLASNEDDEFVDEIVRNYEEQLNDLKQKMDATPATTFDEASLAYQNRMLIDELILRQDSIEELRNQMFEKRFESMVRLLRREIQQNGAKPESRSRGRFHSVQTGIASTDNTVRSKNREERFEEFNEIPIKAKNRSDAIGVNSGFYLIANVFKNKSNVRSFMKDLSNKGLEARQFYNKENGLHYVYLADFNSKDDADVAIISDLDGAYKDDKWIMEVYNTTQTADIGFEME, encoded by the coding sequence ATGGACTATTTAAAAAAACATTTCAACACCATAGCGGCCCCACTGTTTTTGGGCATCCTATTGACCCATTCCATCGTGGTGGCACAGGAACAGCAAGTACCCCAAAATGCAAGGGATCCATTTCATAATCAATTGTTCTTTAACCGATTCCTCATCAATCCTACCTTCTCATTGGTACGGGAGAATAAGTCCTATTTAAACGTACTTTTAAGAAATCAATATGCAGGCTTTGAGGATAACAACCAAAACTATTTTTTGGGATTCAGTAATAAATTGGATGAGAATACCGCACTGGGGCTGGGCATTTATGGGCAATGGTCCGGTGTTATACAAGAGTTTGGATTTCATGCCAATTACGCCACGGCCGTAAAATTGGGAGAAAAAAGTGCCTTAAGTTTTGGCGCCAATGTAAACTACAGGAGCCAGGGTTTGGACAGAAACCGTGTAGTGGTAAACCAAGAAGATCCCCTATTGAACGAGGTGGAAAAAATCAATTCCCTATCCATTGAGCCAGGTCTTACCTTATCCCTGGGGAAGTGGGATTTTGGGATGTACTTTACGGATATGGTCCGGTATAACCAAACCAATGAGGAGCTTGCCACCAATTTTGGACTGGATTATTTAAGACCTCAGCTCCAATATACCCATACCTTTAAAAGGGGCACGGGACTATTTGAGGATGCCAGACTTATTCCTTTGGTCCAGGCGGGTAGGGATATCAACCAAGAATGGTCCATGACCGGTTCTTTATTGATGGATGTTCCAAAAATGGGTTGGTTACAAGCCAGCTATGACCAACGCTACGGACTTTCCTCCGGCCTGGGATTTAATTTGAACAAAAGACTGTCCTTGGGATACCTGATGGAAAAAAGCCTTACCGAGCAAGGTGAAAACCTGGGGTGGAACCATGAGCTTTCCCTGGCCTATACCATGAACGATGAACTTCGTGGAACTGGGATCAACGTACAATTGGCTTCCAATGAAGACGATGAATTTGTTGACGAAATTGTACGCAATTATGAAGAACAATTGAACGATTTAAAACAAAAGATGGATGCCACTCCGGCCACCACTTTTGATGAAGCAAGCTTGGCCTACCAAAATCGGATGTTGATCGATGAGCTGATCTTAAGACAGGACTCCATAGAAGAATTAAGGAATCAGATGTTTGAAAAACGGTTCGAGAGTATGGTGCGTTTGCTACGAAGGGAAATACAACAAAATGGTGCCAAACCCGAATCCAGATCAAGGGGAAGGTTCCACAGTGTACAAACGGGTATTGCCAGCACGGACAATACCGTTCGATCCAAAAACAGGGAAGAACGATTTGAAGAATTTAACGAAATCCCCATAAAAGCTAAAAATCGGTCAGATGCTATCGGGGTTAATTCAGGTTTCTATTTAATTGCCAATGTATTTAAAAACAAATCCAATGTAAGATCATTTATGAAGGATTTGTCCAATAAGGGGTTGGAGGCAAGGCAATTTTACAACAAGGAAAACGGGTTACATTATGTCTATCTGGCCGATTTTAATTCCAAGGACGATGCGGATGTTGCCATTATTTCGGATTTGGACGGAGCTTACAAAGACGATAAATGGATCATGGAGGTCTATAACACTACACAAACGGCCGATATCGGTTTTGAAATGGAATAA
- a CDS encoding response regulator transcription factor: MKTPNHVMVLDHDPSTVELCNSIFEEMQDYSLKVVCHSLREALTNEDRYSFDLLITETKVNGQSGLRFVNSILQRNPQLKVLVVSSDNDFELIKQAFKIGVHGYLTKPVTPERLLSALKTIEEEGTALSNDVSKKIVSVFREKRYSMLSQRENQIIGYLGQGATYKDIAKKLFVTPSTVNFHLQNIYLKLNVRSKSEALHRLKTIGAPAY, encoded by the coding sequence ATGAAAACCCCGAATCATGTCATGGTATTGGACCATGACCCTAGTACCGTAGAACTTTGCAACAGTATTTTTGAAGAAATGCAGGACTATTCCCTAAAAGTGGTCTGCCACTCCCTAAGGGAGGCCCTTACGAATGAGGACCGCTACAGTTTTGACCTATTGATAACGGAGACCAAGGTCAACGGGCAGTCCGGTTTGCGCTTTGTGAACAGTATTTTACAACGAAATCCACAATTGAAAGTGCTTGTGGTAAGTTCGGACAACGATTTTGAACTGATCAAGCAGGCATTTAAAATTGGTGTTCACGGCTATTTGACCAAACCCGTGACCCCGGAACGACTGTTATCTGCTTTAAAAACAATCGAGGAAGAAGGCACTGCATTGAGCAATGACGTTTCCAAAAAAATAGTCTCCGTATTCCGTGAAAAACGCTATTCCATGCTTTCCCAACGGGAAAACCAGATTATTGGATATTTAGGCCAGGGCGCTACCTATAAGGATATTGCCAAAAAGCTGTTTGTAACGCCAAGCACGGTCAATTTTCATTTGCAGAACATTTATTTAAAACTGAATGTGCGTTCAAAATCCGAGGCTTTACATCGTCTTAAGACCATAGGTGCACCCGCTTACTAA
- the dnaK gene encoding molecular chaperone DnaK, with protein sequence MSKIIGIDLGTTNSCVSVMEGNEPVVIPNAEGKRTTPSVIAFVEGGEIKVGDPAKRQAVTNPHKTIYSIKRFMGNKYSESQKEAERVPYKVVKGDNDTPRVDIEGRLYTPQELSAIILQKMKKTAEDYLGQDVTRAVITVPAYFNDSQRQATKEAGEIAGLTVERIINEPTAASLAYGLDKKDSDQKIVVFDFGGGTHDVSILELGDGVFEVLSTDGDTHLGGDDVDQKIIDWLAEEFKSDEGLDLRDDAMALQRLREAAEKAKIELSASSQTEINLPYVTATASGPKHLVRTLSRSKFEQLIADLVKRTIEPCASALKSAGLSKSDIDEIILVGGSTRIPAVQEAVEKFFGKKPSKGVNPDEVVAVGAAIQGGVLTGDVKDVLLLDVTPLSLGIETMGSVNTKLIEANTTIPTKKSQVFSTAADNQPSVEIHVLQGERPMAADNKTIGRFHLDGIPPAPRGTPQIEVTFDIDANGIIKVSATDKATGKSQDIRIEASSGLTEEEIQKMKAEAEANAEADKAAKEKADKLNEADSMIFQTEKQLGEFGDKLSDDKKKPIEEALEELKKAYETKDVAVIDPALTKINEAWKVASEEMYKAQAETAQAGGADTTGDAASSGAGNGATEGDNVEDVDFEEVK encoded by the coding sequence ATGAGCAAAATTATTGGTATCGATTTGGGAACGACCAACTCTTGTGTTTCCGTAATGGAAGGTAACGAGCCAGTGGTAATCCCAAACGCAGAAGGAAAAAGGACAACACCATCTGTCATTGCTTTTGTTGAGGGCGGGGAAATCAAGGTTGGTGACCCGGCGAAAAGGCAAGCAGTGACAAACCCACATAAGACCATTTACTCCATAAAACGTTTTATGGGGAACAAGTATTCGGAATCCCAAAAGGAAGCCGAACGGGTTCCCTATAAGGTGGTAAAAGGGGATAATGATACCCCAAGGGTAGATATTGAAGGACGTTTGTACACCCCACAGGAACTTTCTGCCATCATTCTTCAAAAGATGAAGAAAACGGCGGAAGATTATTTGGGACAGGATGTGACCCGGGCGGTGATTACCGTACCGGCCTATTTTAATGACTCCCAACGTCAGGCGACAAAAGAAGCCGGTGAAATTGCGGGACTTACCGTAGAGCGTATCATCAACGAGCCTACCGCTGCCTCTTTGGCATACGGACTGGACAAAAAGGACTCCGATCAGAAAATCGTGGTTTTTGACTTTGGTGGAGGTACGCACGACGTTTCCATCCTGGAATTGGGGGACGGTGTTTTTGAAGTATTGTCCACTGATGGGGATACCCATCTGGGTGGTGATGATGTGGACCAGAAGATCATTGACTGGTTGGCAGAGGAATTCAAGTCCGACGAAGGTTTGGATTTGCGGGATGATGCCATGGCCTTACAACGTCTTCGCGAAGCGGCCGAAAAGGCAAAAATAGAATTGTCGGCTTCCTCACAGACCGAAATCAACCTGCCCTATGTAACGGCAACCGCCTCAGGACCCAAGCACCTTGTGCGAACCCTGAGTCGTTCCAAATTTGAACAACTGATTGCCGATTTGGTCAAACGCACCATTGAACCTTGTGCGAGCGCGTTAAAATCCGCAGGGCTTTCAAAAAGTGATATTGATGAAATCATTTTGGTTGGAGGGTCTACAAGGATTCCGGCCGTACAGGAAGCTGTAGAGAAATTCTTTGGAAAAAAACCTTCCAAAGGGGTAAATCCCGATGAGGTAGTGGCGGTAGGTGCTGCCATCCAAGGGGGCGTATTGACCGGAGATGTAAAGGATGTACTGCTTTTGGACGTGACCCCACTTTCCCTGGGTATTGAAACCATGGGTAGCGTGAATACAAAATTGATTGAGGCAAATACTACGATTCCCACAAAGAAATCGCAGGTATTCTCAACGGCGGCGGACAATCAACCTTCGGTGGAAATCCATGTATTACAGGGAGAAAGGCCGATGGCCGCGGATAACAAGACCATTGGTCGCTTCCATTTGGACGGGATTCCACCCGCACCAAGGGGAACACCTCAGATCGAGGTAACCTTTGATATTGATGCCAATGGAATCATTAAGGTTTCCGCAACGGATAAGGCCACTGGAAAATCACAGGATATCCGAATTGAAGCCTCTTCCGGATTGACCGAGGAGGAAATCCAAAAAATGAAGGCTGAGGCCGAAGCCAATGCAGAAGCGGATAAGGCGGCCAAGGAGAAAGCTGATAAATTGAATGAGGCCGATAGTATGATTTTCCAGACGGAAAAACAATTGGGCGAGTTTGGCGATAAGCTTTCCGATGATAAGAAAAAGCCAATTGAAGAGGCATTGGAAGAATTGAAAAAGGCTTATGAAACCAAGGATGTAGCGGTTATTGACCCTGCCTTGACCAAAATAAACGAAGCGTGGAAGGTAGCCTCCGAGGAGATGTACAAAGCACAGGCAGAAACTGCGCAAGCCGGCGGTGCCGATACTACGGGGGATGCCGCTAGCAGTGGTGCCGGAAACGGAGCCACTGAAGGTGACAATGTGGAGGATGTTGATTTTGAGGAAGTGAAGTAA
- a CDS encoding L-serine ammonia-lyase, translating into MECISVFDMLKIGVGPSSSHTLGPWRAAERWLKELQETHALSTVVSVKVQLYGSLSLTGKGHATDIAVMLGLMGEDPVTIACDSIPAKIEALTSKRQLLLDQKHWIAFTPEKDINYNREFLPFHANGMRFEAHLTNGDTVSETYYSIGGGFVVKEERQHAKENKVLFKTFPCPIKTGDELLAYCAEQGKSISEIVWKNERSLRSEDEINKGLREIWDAMLECMYLGCHTEGTLPGGLNVKRRAFAMHQKLKGSVPYSTPREWLESIRDTEVKFRQILKWVSCFALSVNEVNAALGRVVTAPTNGSAGVIPAVLMYYLVIENHDGDFDDVKRFLLTASEIGSIFKKGATISAAMGGCQAEIGVSSAMAAAGLTELMGGTPDQVLMAAEIAMEHHLGLTCDPIGGLVQVPCIERNSMGAIKAINASEMALDADPSEAIVPLDKVVNTMWETAKDMNSKYKETSEGGLAVGVFLSDC; encoded by the coding sequence ATGGAATGTATCAGTGTTTTTGACATGCTCAAAATTGGGGTGGGCCCTTCCAGTTCCCATACACTGGGCCCATGGCGGGCTGCGGAACGATGGTTGAAGGAATTACAGGAAACCCATGCCCTCTCCACCGTGGTTTCGGTAAAGGTGCAACTGTACGGTTCCCTGTCCCTTACGGGAAAGGGGCATGCTACGGATATTGCCGTAATGCTTGGATTGATGGGGGAAGACCCCGTAACCATTGCCTGTGACAGTATTCCTGCCAAAATTGAAGCCTTAACCTCCAAAAGGCAGTTGTTATTGGATCAAAAGCATTGGATCGCCTTTACGCCGGAAAAGGATATCAACTACAACCGGGAATTCCTGCCCTTCCATGCCAATGGCATGCGCTTTGAGGCCCACCTGACCAATGGGGATACGGTTTCCGAGACCTATTATTCCATTGGCGGCGGATTTGTAGTGAAGGAAGAGCGGCAGCACGCCAAGGAAAACAAAGTACTTTTTAAGACCTTCCCCTGCCCCATCAAAACCGGGGATGAGCTATTGGCCTATTGCGCCGAACAGGGAAAATCCATTTCGGAAATTGTTTGGAAAAACGAACGTTCCCTCAGATCCGAAGATGAGATCAATAAAGGGCTACGCGAGATTTGGGATGCCATGTTGGAATGCATGTATTTGGGTTGCCATACCGAGGGAACCTTGCCCGGCGGGCTCAATGTAAAACGCCGTGCCTTTGCCATGCACCAAAAACTAAAGGGTAGTGTCCCCTACTCCACTCCCCGCGAATGGTTGGAAAGTATTCGGGATACCGAAGTGAAATTCCGTCAAATCCTGAAATGGGTCAGCTGTTTTGCACTTTCCGTAAATGAGGTCAATGCTGCCCTGGGCCGTGTGGTCACGGCACCCACCAATGGCAGTGCGGGTGTAATTCCTGCCGTGCTCATGTATTATCTGGTGATTGAAAACCACGATGGGGATTTTGATGATGTAAAACGTTTTCTGCTTACGGCCAGTGAAATTGGCAGCATTTTTAAGAAGGGGGCGACCATTTCTGCGGCCATGGGGGGCTGCCAGGCCGAAATTGGGGTCTCTTCCGCCATGGCCGCTGCAGGATTGACGGAGCTCATGGGCGGCACTCCCGATCAGGTGTTAATGGCGGCGGAAATCGCCATGGAACACCATTTGGGACTTACCTGCGATCCCATTGGTGGTTTGGTACAGGTACCTTGCATAGAACGCAATAGCATGGGGGCCATTAAAGCGATCAATGCTTCGGAAATGGCCCTGGATGCCGATCCTTCGGAAGCCATTGTCCCCTTGGATAAGGTGGTCAATACCATGTGGGAGACCGCCAAGGATATGAACAGCAAATACAAGGAAACCTCGGAAGGGGGATTGGCCGTTGGGGTATTTTTGAGTGATTGTTGA